In one window of Pseudomonas putida DNA:
- a CDS encoding SDR family oxidoreductase: protein MQNRIMITGAGSGLGREIALRWAREGWRLALADVNDAGLRETLEQVRAAGGDGFVQRCDVRDYSQLTALAQACEEQFGGIDVIVNNAGVASGGFFAELSLEDWDWQIAVNLMGVVKGCKAFLPLLERSKGRIINIASMAALMQGPGMSNYNVAKAGVLALSESLLVELRQLEVGVHVVCPSFFQTNLLDSFRGPNPAMKAQVGKLLEGSPITAAQIADYIHAQVAAGEFLILPHEAGRDAWRLKCQAPQVLYDEMASMAVKMRAKARPGQ, encoded by the coding sequence ATGCAAAACCGCATCATGATCACAGGCGCAGGATCCGGCCTGGGCCGCGAGATCGCCCTGCGCTGGGCTCGGGAGGGTTGGCGCCTGGCGCTGGCAGATGTCAACGATGCTGGCCTGCGCGAAACCCTGGAGCAGGTACGTGCAGCAGGCGGCGATGGTTTCGTGCAGCGTTGCGACGTGCGTGACTACAGCCAGCTCACCGCCTTGGCCCAAGCCTGCGAAGAACAATTCGGCGGCATCGATGTGATCGTCAACAACGCGGGCGTCGCCTCGGGCGGGTTCTTCGCCGAGCTGTCGCTTGAAGACTGGGACTGGCAGATCGCAGTCAACCTGATGGGCGTGGTCAAGGGCTGCAAGGCGTTTTTGCCACTGCTCGAGCGCAGCAAGGGGCGCATCATCAACATCGCTTCGATGGCGGCGCTGATGCAAGGGCCGGGGATGAGCAACTACAACGTCGCCAAGGCCGGTGTGCTGGCGCTTTCGGAAAGCCTGCTGGTGGAGTTGCGCCAGCTCGAGGTGGGGGTGCATGTGGTGTGCCCCTCGTTCTTCCAGACCAACCTGCTCGACTCTTTCCGCGGGCCGAATCCGGCGATGAAGGCGCAAGTCGGCAAGCTGCTGGAAGGCTCGCCCATCACTGCCGCACAGATTGCCGACTACATCCACGCTCAGGTCGCGGCGGGCGAATTCCTGATTCTGCCACACGAGGCCGGGCGCGATGCCTGGCGTCTGAAGTGCCAAGCCCCGCAGGTGCTCTATGACGAGATGGCCAGTATGGCGGTAAAGATGCGGGCCAAGGCGCGGCCAGGGCAGTAG
- a CDS encoding CS1 type fimbrial major subunit, which produces MKRLFVALPLALFTVASAYAVDPIEKQVQVTAQVPTDAFFVEPVGGNWMNDPQELSWNSFRSELQPIRKQLQVKSTVGPITAYLVSPAAVSDGVNSIGLDVSVAGTTLSTTSTEVITAAQAAPGAVVGFEIAAQAAPAGGYVPGSYQGLVSMMFETATP; this is translated from the coding sequence ATGAAACGTCTGTTCGTGGCCCTGCCCCTCGCACTGTTCACCGTCGCATCGGCATATGCCGTCGATCCTATCGAAAAGCAGGTCCAGGTCACTGCACAGGTGCCTACCGATGCCTTCTTCGTCGAGCCGGTGGGCGGCAACTGGATGAACGATCCGCAAGAACTGTCCTGGAACTCGTTCCGCAGCGAACTGCAGCCGATCCGCAAGCAGTTGCAGGTCAAGAGCACCGTCGGCCCGATCACCGCTTACCTGGTGTCGCCGGCGGCGGTCAGCGACGGCGTGAACAGCATCGGCCTGGATGTGTCGGTGGCCGGCACCACACTCAGCACCACCTCCACCGAAGTCATCACCGCGGCGCAGGCAGCGCCGGGTGCGGTGGTCGGTTTCGAGATCGCGGCTCAAGCCGCGCCAGCCGGCGGCTATGTGCCCGGCAGCTACCAGGGGCTGGTGAGCATGATGTTCGAAACCGCCACCCCCTGA
- the csrA gene encoding carbon storage regulator CsrA, protein MLVIGRDVGEVVTIGENIRIKVMAVEGGVVRFGISAPREVVVHRSEIYKRIKEQELERSSSS, encoded by the coding sequence ATGTTGGTAATCGGACGTGATGTCGGCGAGGTCGTCACCATCGGCGAGAACATCCGCATCAAAGTGATGGCCGTCGAAGGGGGTGTGGTGCGCTTCGGGATCAGTGCACCGCGTGAAGTGGTGGTGCACCGCTCGGAGATTTACAAGCGTATCAAGGAGCAGGAGCTGGAGCGCAGCTCCTCGTCTTAA
- a CDS encoding transporter substrate-binding domain-containing protein has translation MAAYDPAALQLSTSEQRWISDNPVVKVVLDEQLLPLSYRDAKAGLQGLSLDILQLISQRTGLRFEVQASGTIEQMIEWVRQGRAQVIAGLPYSPQRARELSFSRAYLSAARVLVTREDASGPASLVGLEGHRLGVILGSAVPDLLAQRYPRIRLQAYGGALEALHAVARGEVSAAVLAYDDARPMIARWYPGRVKIAASVSLPPAHFALATARGEQALQGILNKALLSLAPQETDALVRRWRNPLIVGDGVWSRYRGKILGGFAAALGLLLLALVWIRYLRRLQREAARARREAEAANQAKTGFLTTMSHEIRTPLHALLGMLELAQRKAGQGVLDRMAIEVATDAARGLLELIGDILDVSRIEAGRLQLAPQRVVLGEQVASVVQLFEAQARAKGLVLELDMCGAQACEVMLDPLRFKQILANVLSNAIKFTGDGHVRVGFAGACAGGQAVGRACRGGHRDRHCRR, from the coding sequence ATGGCGGCCTACGATCCCGCGGCCTTGCAGTTGAGCACCTCCGAGCAGCGCTGGATCAGTGACAATCCTGTGGTCAAGGTGGTGCTGGACGAACAGTTGCTACCTCTGAGCTATCGCGATGCCAAGGCGGGGCTGCAGGGACTGAGCCTGGACATCCTGCAATTGATCAGCCAGCGCACCGGGTTGCGTTTCGAGGTGCAAGCCTCAGGCACTATCGAGCAGATGATCGAGTGGGTGCGTCAGGGGCGTGCGCAGGTGATTGCCGGTTTGCCCTACAGCCCGCAGCGGGCCCGCGAGCTGAGTTTCAGTCGGGCTTACCTGAGCGCGGCACGGGTGCTGGTCACGCGTGAAGACGCCTCCGGCCCTGCGAGCCTGGTCGGGCTGGAGGGGCACCGACTGGGTGTGATCCTGGGCAGTGCCGTGCCGGACCTCCTGGCCCAGCGCTACCCGCGTATCCGCTTGCAGGCCTATGGCGGGGCACTCGAGGCACTGCACGCGGTCGCACGCGGTGAGGTGAGCGCGGCGGTGCTGGCCTACGACGATGCGCGGCCGATGATCGCCCGTTGGTATCCGGGGCGCGTGAAGATCGCGGCCAGCGTATCCTTGCCGCCTGCTCACTTTGCGCTGGCCACGGCGCGCGGCGAGCAGGCGTTGCAGGGCATCCTGAACAAGGCCCTGCTCAGCCTTGCCCCACAGGAAACCGATGCCCTGGTGCGCCGCTGGCGCAATCCACTGATCGTGGGGGACGGGGTCTGGTCACGCTATCGTGGCAAGATCCTGGGGGGCTTCGCGGCGGCCTTGGGCCTGCTGTTGCTGGCGCTGGTGTGGATTCGTTACCTGCGCCGTCTGCAGCGAGAGGCGGCACGGGCGCGCCGCGAGGCGGAGGCGGCGAACCAGGCCAAGACTGGCTTTCTCACCACCATGAGCCATGAAATCCGCACTCCGCTGCACGCCCTGCTGGGCATGCTCGAACTGGCCCAGCGCAAGGCGGGCCAAGGTGTTCTCGACCGCATGGCCATCGAAGTGGCCACCGATGCCGCGCGCGGCCTGCTCGAGTTGATCGGTGACATTCTCGATGTCAGCCGGATCGAAGCCGGGCGTTTGCAACTGGCGCCGCAGCGGGTCGTGCTGGGTGAGCAGGTGGCCAGCGTGGTTCAGTTGTTCGAAGCGCAGGCGCGGGCCAAGGGCCTGGTGTTGGAACTGGACATGTGCGGTGCACAGGCGTGCGAGGTCATGCTCGATCCTCTGCGCTTCAAGCAGATCCTCGCCAACGTTCTGAGCAATGCGATCAAGTTCACCGGCGATGGCCATGTCCGGGTTGGATTTGCAGGCGCGTGCGCAGGGGGCCAGGCTGTCGGTCGAGCTTGCCGTGGAGGACACCGGGATCGGCATTGCCGCCGATGA
- the ngg gene encoding N-acetylglutaminylglutamine synthetase, which translates to MKAHSAYGQRLLRGQAPSYERLQARLAGDGSDPHDQPRAVHCGWGRLLIGHTYPDPAQLAEAMLDEQPGERDIALYVAAPQQLLAQAPQQLFLDPSDTLRLWFTDYRPAQRVFRGFRIRRAQAEGDWQAINTLYQARGMMPVNPELLTPRHLGGPVYWIAEDEDTGAVIGSVMGLNHSKAFDDPEHGSSLWCLAVSPQCSRPGVGEVLVRHLVEHFMSRGLAYLDLSVMHDNRQAKRLYQKLGFRNLPTFAVKRRNGINQELFLGPGPEAGLNPYARIIVNEALRRGIEVQVDDASAGLFTLSLGGRRIRCRESLSDLTSAVTMTLCQDKRLTRKVLHDAGLQVPAQQLAGNADDNLAFLEEHGAVVVKPVDGEQGQGVAVNLTEYDEISQAVEHARRFDSRVLLESFHAGFDLRILVIGFEVVAAAIRHPAEVIGDGKHTIKALIEAQSRRRQAATGGESRIPMDEETERTLRASGLGFEDVLPAGQRLAVRRTANLHTGGTLEDVTEQLHPVLADAAVRAARALEIPVVGLDLMVRDAQQPDYVIIEANERAGLANHEPQPTAERFVDLLFPHSQPLA; encoded by the coding sequence ATGAAAGCCCATAGTGCCTATGGCCAGCGCCTGTTGCGCGGCCAGGCGCCCTCCTACGAACGCCTGCAGGCACGCCTGGCCGGTGACGGCAGCGACCCCCACGACCAGCCGCGCGCCGTGCACTGCGGCTGGGGACGGTTGCTGATCGGCCACACCTACCCTGACCCTGCACAACTTGCCGAGGCCATGCTCGACGAACAGCCCGGCGAACGTGACATCGCCCTGTACGTGGCGGCCCCCCAGCAGTTGCTGGCCCAGGCGCCGCAACAGTTGTTTCTCGACCCCTCCGACACCCTGCGCCTGTGGTTCACCGACTACCGCCCGGCCCAGCGCGTATTCCGCGGGTTTCGCATCCGCCGCGCCCAGGCCGAAGGCGACTGGCAGGCGATCAACACGCTGTATCAGGCGCGCGGCATGATGCCGGTCAATCCCGAGCTACTCACCCCGCGCCACCTGGGTGGCCCGGTGTACTGGATTGCCGAGGACGAGGACACCGGCGCTGTGATCGGCAGCGTCATGGGTCTGAACCACAGCAAGGCTTTCGACGACCCTGAACACGGCAGCAGCCTGTGGTGCCTGGCCGTCTCCCCGCAGTGCAGCCGTCCGGGTGTCGGCGAAGTGCTGGTGCGCCATCTGGTCGAGCACTTCATGAGCCGCGGCCTGGCCTACCTCGACCTGTCGGTGATGCACGACAACCGCCAGGCCAAGCGGCTTTACCAGAAGCTGGGCTTTCGTAACCTGCCCACCTTCGCCGTCAAGCGCAGGAATGGCATCAACCAGGAACTGTTCCTCGGCCCTGGCCCTGAAGCCGGGCTCAATCCCTACGCGCGGATCATCGTCAACGAAGCCCTGCGCCGTGGTATCGAAGTCCAGGTAGACGACGCCAGCGCCGGGCTGTTCACCCTGAGCCTGGGCGGTCGCAGGATTCGCTGTCGCGAATCGCTGAGTGACTTGACCAGCGCCGTGACCATGACCCTGTGCCAGGACAAGCGCCTGACCCGCAAGGTGTTGCACGATGCCGGCCTGCAGGTGCCTGCCCAGCAACTGGCCGGCAACGCCGACGACAACCTGGCTTTTCTCGAAGAGCATGGCGCCGTGGTGGTCAAGCCGGTCGATGGCGAGCAGGGCCAGGGCGTCGCGGTCAACCTCACCGAATACGACGAGATCAGCCAGGCTGTGGAGCACGCCCGGCGTTTCGACAGCCGCGTGCTGCTGGAGAGCTTCCACGCCGGTTTCGACCTGCGCATCCTGGTGATCGGCTTCGAGGTAGTGGCCGCCGCCATTCGCCATCCGGCCGAGGTGATCGGCGACGGCAAGCACACCATAAAGGCGCTGATCGAGGCCCAGAGCCGCCGTCGCCAGGCCGCAACCGGGGGTGAAAGCCGCATCCCGATGGATGAGGAAACCGAGCGCACCCTGCGCGCCTCCGGGCTGGGTTTTGAAGACGTATTGCCGGCAGGCCAGCGCCTGGCGGTGCGGCGCACGGCGAACCTGCACACTGGCGGCACCCTGGAAGATGTCACCGAACAGTTGCACCCGGTGCTCGCCGATGCGGCGGTGAGGGCTGCACGGGCACTGGAAATTCCGGTGGTCGGGCTGGACCTGATGGTGCGCGATGCGCAGCAGCCGGACTACGTGATCATCGAAGCCAACGAGCGGGCCGGGCTGGCCAACCATGAACCGCAGCCGACTGCGGAGCGGTTCGTGGATCTGCTGTTCCCGCATAGCCAGCCCCTGGCCTGA
- a CDS encoding cation acetate symporter produces the protein MIRHAKTLAVLACGAFAPAVWAADAISGAVQKQPLNMSAIIMFLAFVCFTLGITYWASKRNKSASDYYAAGGRITGFQNGLAIAGDYMSAASFLGISALVFTSGYDGLIYSIGFLVGWPIILFLIAERLRNLGKYTFADVASYRLGQKEIRTLSASGSLVVVAFYLIAQMVGAGKLIELLFGLDYHVAVILVGILMCLYVLFGGMLATTWVQIIKAVLLLSGASFMALMVMKHVGFDFNTLFSEAIKVHAKGEAIMSPGGLVKDPISAFSLGLALMFGTAGLPHILMRFFTVSDAKEARKSVLYATGFIGYFYILTFIIGFGAILLVSTNPDFKDAAGALLGGNNMAAVHLADAVGGSIFLGFISAVAFATILAVVAGLTLAGASAVSHDLYASVWRKGKANDKDEIRVSKITTVALGVLAIGLGILFEKQNIAFMVGLAFSIAASCNFPVLLLSMYWKKLTTRGAMIGGWMGLVSAVGLMILGPTIWVQILGHEKAIYPYEYPALFSMIIAFAGIWFFSVTDKSKAADDERALFYPQFVRSQTGLGASGAVSH, from the coding sequence ATGATTCGTCACGCCAAAACCTTGGCCGTACTGGCCTGCGGTGCCTTCGCACCCGCCGTGTGGGCTGCCGATGCAATCAGCGGCGCGGTGCAGAAACAGCCGTTGAACATGTCGGCGATCATCATGTTCCTGGCCTTCGTCTGCTTCACCCTGGGGATTACCTACTGGGCCTCGAAACGCAACAAGTCGGCTTCGGACTACTACGCCGCAGGCGGGCGCATCACCGGCTTCCAGAACGGTCTGGCGATCGCCGGTGACTACATGTCGGCTGCTTCCTTCCTGGGTATTTCCGCGCTGGTGTTCACCTCCGGCTACGACGGCCTGATCTACTCGATCGGCTTCCTGGTCGGCTGGCCGATCATCCTCTTCCTGATCGCCGAGCGCCTGCGCAACCTGGGCAAGTACACCTTCGCCGACGTGGCTTCCTACCGTCTCGGGCAGAAAGAGATCCGCACCCTGTCGGCCTCGGGCTCGCTGGTGGTGGTGGCCTTTTACCTGATCGCGCAGATGGTCGGCGCGGGCAAGCTGATCGAGTTGCTGTTCGGACTGGACTACCACGTCGCGGTGATCCTGGTCGGCATCCTGATGTGCCTGTACGTGCTGTTCGGTGGCATGCTGGCCACCACCTGGGTGCAGATCATCAAGGCCGTGCTGCTGCTCTCCGGTGCCAGCTTCATGGCGCTGATGGTGATGAAGCATGTGGGCTTCGACTTCAACACCCTGTTCTCCGAAGCGATCAAGGTGCATGCCAAGGGCGAGGCGATCATGAGCCCGGGCGGCCTGGTCAAGGATCCGATCTCGGCCTTCTCGCTGGGCCTGGCGCTGATGTTTGGTACCGCAGGGCTGCCGCACATCCTGATGCGCTTCTTCACCGTCAGCGATGCCAAGGAAGCGCGCAAGAGCGTGCTCTATGCCACCGGCTTCATCGGTTACTTCTACATCCTGACCTTCATCATCGGCTTCGGCGCGATCCTGCTGGTCAGCACCAACCCGGACTTCAAGGACGCCGCCGGCGCCCTGTTGGGCGGTAACAACATGGCGGCGGTGCACCTGGCCGATGCCGTGGGCGGTAGCATCTTCCTCGGCTTCATTTCGGCCGTGGCCTTCGCCACCATCCTGGCCGTGGTTGCCGGCCTGACCCTGGCGGGCGCCTCGGCAGTTTCCCACGACCTGTACGCCAGCGTATGGCGCAAGGGCAAGGCCAACGACAAGGACGAGATCCGCGTGTCGAAAATCACCACCGTCGCCCTGGGCGTCCTGGCGATCGGCCTGGGTATCCTGTTCGAGAAGCAGAACATCGCCTTCATGGTTGGCCTGGCCTTCTCCATCGCCGCAAGCTGCAACTTCCCGGTACTGCTGCTCTCGATGTACTGGAAGAAGCTGACCACCCGTGGCGCCATGATTGGCGGCTGGATGGGCCTGGTCAGCGCGGTTGGCCTGATGATTCTCGGCCCGACCATCTGGGTGCAGATCCTCGGTCATGAAAAAGCCATCTACCCGTACGAGTACCCGGCGCTGTTCTCCATGATCATCGCCTTCGCGGGTATCTGGTTCTTCTCGGTCACCGACAAGTCCAAGGCTGCCGATGACGAGCGTGCACTGTTCTACCCGCAGTTCGTTCGCTCGCAGACCGGCCTGGGCGCCAGTGGTGCGGTTTCCCACTGA
- a CDS encoding DUF3309 family protein, producing MTTILIIILILLLIGGLPVFPHSRSWGYGPSGIVGAVLVVLLVLLLLGMI from the coding sequence ATGACCACGATCCTCATCATCATCCTGATCCTGCTGCTGATCGGTGGCTTACCGGTCTTCCCCCATTCGCGCAGCTGGGGTTATGGCCCGTCCGGCATCGTCGGTGCCGTACTGGTGGTGCTGCTGGTGCTGTTGTTGCTCGGGATGATATGA
- a CDS encoding DUF485 domain-containing protein produces MNDSIYRSIQESPRFKELVTKRERFAWLLSAIMLGLYCAFILLIAYGPQILGAKLSPGSSITWGIPLGVGLILSAFVLTAIYVRRANGEFDELNKAILKEAQQ; encoded by the coding sequence ATGAACGACAGCATCTACCGATCGATACAAGAAAGTCCGCGCTTCAAGGAGCTGGTCACCAAACGCGAACGTTTCGCCTGGCTCCTGTCGGCGATCATGCTCGGCCTCTACTGCGCTTTCATCCTGCTCATCGCCTATGGCCCGCAGATTCTCGGCGCCAAACTCAGCCCCGGCTCTTCCATCACCTGGGGCATTCCTCTGGGCGTCGGCCTGATCCTCTCGGCATTCGTCCTCACCGCCATCTATGTGCGGCGTGCCAACGGCGAGTTCGATGAGCTGAACAAGGCGATCCTGAAGGAGGCGCAGCAATGA
- a CDS encoding osmoprotectant NAGGN system M42 family peptidase, protein MSERLPEPDLDYLKRVLLEMLAIPSPTGFTDTIVRYVAERLDELGIPFELTRRGTIRATLKGRQSSPDRAVSAHLDTIGASVRQLQDNGRLALSAVGHWSSRFAEGSRVSVFTDTGVFRGSVLPLMASGHAFNTAIDQMPISWEHVEVRLDAYCATRADCEALGIGIGDFVAFDPLPEFTDSGHISARHLDDKAGVAALLAALKAVVESGRQPLIDCHPLFTITEETGSGAAGALPWDVSEFVGIDIAPVAPGQASSEHAVSVAMQDSSGPYDYHLSRHLLKLASDQELPVRRDLFRYYFSDAHSAVTAGHDIRTALVAFGCDATHGYERTHIDSLAALSRLLSAYLLSPPVFASDSQPANASLERFSHQLEHDAQMESDTRVPAVDSLVGNKS, encoded by the coding sequence ATGTCCGAACGACTCCCCGAACCCGACCTGGACTACCTCAAGCGCGTCCTCCTGGAGATGCTCGCCATCCCCAGCCCCACCGGCTTCACCGATACCATCGTGCGCTACGTAGCCGAGCGCCTGGACGAACTGGGCATCCCCTTCGAGCTGACCCGCCGTGGCACCATCCGCGCCACGCTCAAGGGCCGTCAGAGTTCGCCCGATCGCGCCGTCTCGGCACACCTGGACACCATCGGCGCCAGCGTGCGGCAGTTGCAGGACAACGGCCGCCTGGCACTGTCGGCAGTAGGTCACTGGTCCAGCCGCTTCGCCGAAGGCAGCCGGGTCAGCGTGTTCACCGACACCGGCGTGTTTCGCGGCAGCGTGCTGCCGTTGATGGCCAGCGGGCACGCGTTCAACACCGCCATCGACCAGATGCCGATCAGCTGGGAACACGTTGAGGTGCGCCTGGACGCCTACTGCGCTACCCGCGCCGATTGCGAGGCGCTGGGCATCGGCATCGGCGACTTCGTCGCCTTCGACCCGCTACCGGAATTCACCGACAGCGGCCATATCAGCGCCCGTCACCTGGACGACAAAGCCGGCGTGGCGGCATTGCTCGCAGCCCTCAAGGCCGTGGTGGAAAGTGGCCGCCAACCGCTGATCGACTGCCATCCGCTGTTCACCATCACTGAGGAAACCGGCTCGGGGGCCGCAGGCGCGCTGCCTTGGGATGTCAGCGAGTTCGTCGGCATCGACATCGCCCCGGTGGCGCCGGGACAGGCGTCCAGCGAGCATGCGGTAAGCGTGGCGATGCAGGACTCGTCAGGCCCGTACGACTACCATCTGTCCCGTCATCTGCTCAAGCTCGCAAGCGACCAGGAGTTGCCGGTACGCCGCGACCTGTTCCGCTACTACTTCAGCGACGCCCACTCGGCGGTCACGGCCGGGCACGATATCCGCACTGCGCTGGTGGCGTTCGGTTGCGACGCCACTCACGGTTACGAGCGCACCCACATCGACAGCCTGGCTGCACTGAGCCGCCTGTTGTCGGCGTACCTGCTCAGCCCGCCCGTGTTCGCCAGCGACTCGCAACCGGCCAATGCTTCTCTGGAGCGCTTCAGTCATCAACTGGAGCATGATGCGCAAATGGAGAGCGATACCCGGGTGCCAGCGGTCGATAGCCTGGTGGGCAACAAGAGCTGA
- a CDS encoding YheU family protein, giving the protein MLIPYDQLEADTLTRLIEDFVTRDGTDNGDDTPLETRVLRVRQALAKGQAFILFDLESQQCQLLAKHDVPRELLD; this is encoded by the coding sequence ATGCTGATCCCCTACGACCAACTCGAAGCCGACACCCTCACCCGCCTGATCGAAGACTTCGTCACCCGCGACGGCACCGACAACGGCGACGACACCCCGCTGGAAACCCGCGTGCTGCGCGTGCGCCAGGCCTTGGCCAAAGGCCAGGCATTCATCCTCTTCGACCTCGAAAGCCAGCAGTGCCAGTTACTGGCCAAGCATGATGTGCCACGGGAGTTGCTGGATTAA